From a single Flavobacteriales bacterium genomic region:
- the bshA gene encoding N-acetyl-alpha-D-glucosaminyl L-malate synthase BshA: MKIGIVCYPTFGGSGVVATELGIALANKGHQVHFISYDQPVRLNGAQKNIFYHEVRVSDYPLFDYQPYELVLTSKLVDVVKYEKLDLLHVHYAIPHASAAYMAKQILKKEGIDIPYITTLHGTDITLLGKDESFEPVITFAINESDAVTAVSESLKQDTVKFFHVKRDIKVIPNFICPDEYEVPRNEGLRKIYAPNGEFILTHISNFRPVKRVGDVMKVFEQVRKEIPSKLLLVGDGPERHALEKMCRDSHLCGDVIFVGKVKQTIDLLRLSDLFLLTSETESFGLAALEALAAGVPVISSNTGGIPEVNVQNYSGFLSDVGNVEEMAKNAISILKNPEKFEQFKSNALEVASRFNIEKVLPLYEDLYHSVIRK; the protein is encoded by the coding sequence ATGAAGATTGGAATAGTGTGTTATCCCACGTTTGGAGGGTCCGGAGTAGTGGCAACGGAGTTAGGAATAGCACTTGCAAATAAAGGACATCAGGTTCATTTTATATCCTACGATCAACCGGTTCGACTCAACGGTGCCCAGAAAAATATTTTTTATCACGAGGTTCGGGTTTCCGATTATCCCTTATTCGATTATCAGCCCTACGAACTCGTTTTAACCAGTAAGTTGGTTGACGTGGTGAAATATGAAAAGCTCGATTTATTGCATGTTCATTACGCCATACCTCACGCCAGTGCAGCTTATATGGCCAAACAAATTCTTAAAAAAGAAGGAATCGATATTCCATATATCACCACCCTGCATGGAACGGATATCACCTTATTGGGTAAAGATGAATCCTTTGAACCAGTAATTACATTTGCCATCAATGAAAGTGATGCAGTTACTGCGGTTTCCGAAAGTTTAAAACAGGACACGGTAAAATTTTTCCACGTAAAACGTGACATCAAAGTGATTCCCAATTTTATTTGTCCGGACGAATATGAAGTTCCCCGTAACGAAGGATTGCGAAAAATTTATGCACCGAATGGTGAATTTATTCTTACACATATTTCTAATTTTCGTCCCGTTAAGCGAGTAGGGGATGTGATGAAAGTGTTTGAGCAAGTGAGAAAGGAAATTCCGTCGAAATTATTATTGGTTGGAGATGGACCTGAACGTCACGCCCTGGAGAAAATGTGTCGCGATTCTCATTTATGCGGTGATGTGATTTTTGTTGGAAAGGTGAAACAGACCATCGATTTATTGCGGTTGTCCGATTTGTTTTTGCTCACTTCAGAAACAGAAAGTTTTGGTCTTGCCGCATTGGAAGCACTTGCAGCAGGCGTGCCGGTTATCAGTAGTAATACAGGAGGTATTCCGGAAGTTAACGTTCAAAATTATTCCGGATTTTTAAGTGATGTGGGTAACGTGGAAGAGATGGCTAAAAATGCCATTTCCATTCTCAAGAATCCAGAAAAATTTGAACAGTTTAAATCGAATGCTTTAGAGGTTGCCTCTCGTTTTAATATTGAGAAAGTGCTGCCTTTATATGAGGATTTATATCACTCGGTGATTCGGAAATAA
- a CDS encoding outer membrane beta-barrel protein: protein MRLVLGIFLLAAFIPQANAQKCFCDAASKKAGNVYFLIKANGDAFTFGEGNFRFSTYTPGGGLRIGTNISEEISIQSGVDYFQLNHISTTGYYPYSDHQMIEIPVDFIFRFPNEINRFTPYFSLSAVNSIQAKGKYYQETDPLIAPKYTSGYSGFYAGIGGGILIQFSDQAALNFGFGWRQNLAALKESQNLEIYSHQIGVQLGFQYHF, encoded by the coding sequence ATGCGCTTAGTTCTTGGCATATTTCTATTAGCAGCATTCATCCCACAGGCAAATGCTCAAAAATGCTTTTGTGATGCAGCCTCTAAAAAAGCCGGAAATGTCTATTTCCTGATTAAGGCAAATGGCGATGCTTTTACTTTTGGAGAAGGAAATTTCCGTTTTAGCACCTATACTCCTGGTGGCGGATTGCGTATTGGAACGAACATTAGCGAAGAGATTTCTATTCAGTCGGGGGTTGACTATTTTCAATTAAACCATATTTCCACAACTGGTTATTATCCCTATTCCGATCATCAAATGATTGAAATTCCTGTCGATTTTATTTTTCGTTTTCCCAATGAAATTAATCGCTTTACACCCTATTTTTCACTATCTGCCGTGAACAGCATTCAGGCAAAAGGAAAATACTATCAGGAAACAGATCCTTTAATTGCTCCAAAGTATACATCGGGTTATAGTGGATTTTATGCAGGAATCGGAGGAGGAATCCTTATCCAGTTTTCGGATCAGGCAGCGCTTAATTTTGGTTTCGGGTGGCGACAAAACCTTGCGGCTTTAAAAGAAAGTCAGAATCTGGAGATATATTCCCATCAAATCGGTGTTCAACTAGGCTTTCAATATCATTTCTAA
- a CDS encoding FAD-binding oxidoreductase: MQLSYWEKKRFFDGIDVAIIGSGIVGLSAAIELKRTAPNKKIVVLERGFLPYGASTRNAGFACFGSITELEEDLLSVGEQETFALVERRYKGLVNLRQLLGDHSIGLERKGGYEVFSSEEEWEKARTRIPYFNQLLANGIGEKVYSEFTSLESQFGFSGFKGAILNQFEAQIDTGEMMANLLRLAQKEGIIILNGIQVEDLDGQRIITRDFDFKVGQVLITTNGFARQLIPELNVDPARAQVLVTEEIPGLKLEGTFHYQKGYYYFRNIGKRILLGGGRNLDFEGEKSTEMIQTSRIQEALEELLYQHIIPYEKPNIEMRWSGVMGVGEKRSPIVKQLNAHQFCAVRMGGMGVAIGTLVGKDIATLMLSAN, encoded by the coding sequence ATGCAATTAAGTTACTGGGAGAAAAAGCGATTTTTTGATGGCATCGATGTGGCCATCATCGGAAGTGGTATTGTAGGACTTTCTGCAGCCATTGAACTGAAACGGACTGCGCCCAATAAAAAAATAGTGGTTCTTGAACGAGGATTCCTGCCCTATGGAGCCAGTACCAGAAATGCGGGATTTGCATGCTTTGGAAGTATAACTGAATTGGAGGAGGACCTACTTTCGGTAGGCGAACAAGAGACCTTTGCATTGGTGGAACGTCGTTATAAAGGATTGGTTAATTTGCGTCAATTACTTGGCGATCATTCCATTGGATTGGAACGGAAAGGTGGATATGAAGTGTTTTCTTCGGAAGAAGAATGGGAAAAGGCGAGAACCAGAATTCCCTATTTCAATCAGCTTTTAGCAAATGGCATTGGGGAAAAAGTGTATTCTGAATTTACTTCATTGGAATCCCAGTTTGGTTTTTCGGGATTTAAGGGTGCTATTTTAAACCAATTCGAAGCCCAAATTGATACCGGAGAAATGATGGCTAATCTATTGCGACTTGCCCAAAAAGAGGGAATCATCATTTTAAACGGAATTCAGGTAGAGGACCTGGATGGTCAACGGATTATTACCCGGGATTTCGATTTTAAGGTGGGACAGGTTTTAATTACGACCAATGGCTTCGCCCGCCAATTAATTCCTGAATTGAATGTAGACCCTGCCAGAGCACAAGTATTGGTTACGGAAGAAATACCGGGACTAAAACTGGAAGGAACATTTCATTATCAGAAAGGTTATTATTACTTCAGAAATATTGGGAAAAGGATCCTGTTGGGTGGCGGTAGAAATCTCGATTTCGAAGGCGAAAAAAGCACAGAAATGATTCAGACTTCCAGAATTCAGGAAGCGCTGGAAGAATTGCTTTATCAGCATATCATTCCTTATGAAAAACCTAACATCGAAATGCGTTGGAGTGGGGTAATGGGAGTTGGAGAAAAACGGTCACCGATTGTTAAGCAACTTAATGCACATCAATTCTGTGCAGTGCGAATGGGAGGAATGGGTGTGGCAATTGGAACCTTAGTAGGAAAAGATATTGCAACCTTAATGTTATCCGCAAATTAA
- the arfB gene encoding aminoacyl-tRNA hydrolase produces the protein MIPDLYTEFQFKTSRSGGKGGQHVNKTESKVELIFHVNNSELLTEDQKTILLERWTNKMDSEGYFHLTEEGDRSQIKNKEELIRKFYALLKSALRPVKKRKTTKVPKAVKAKRREDKNRRSDIKANRQKPKL, from the coding sequence ATGATTCCTGATTTATATACCGAATTTCAATTTAAAACCAGCCGAAGCGGAGGAAAGGGAGGTCAACACGTGAATAAAACGGAATCTAAGGTGGAGTTGATTTTTCATGTGAACAATAGTGAGTTACTGACCGAAGACCAAAAAACGATTTTACTAGAGCGCTGGACCAACAAAATGGATTCGGAAGGGTATTTTCACCTTACGGAAGAAGGTGACCGAAGCCAGATAAAAAATAAGGAAGAATTAATCCGAAAGTTTTATGCCCTTTTAAAATCGGCATTGCGACCGGTAAAAAAGCGAAAAACAACCAAAGTTCCCAAAGCAGTAAAGGCTAAACGAAGAGAAGATAAAAACCGACGGTCCGACATTAAAGCCAATCGCCAAAAACCGAAATTGTAA
- a CDS encoding quinone-dependent dihydroorotate dehydrogenase — protein sequence MYKILLKPVFFLFDPEKIHHTVFRLIRISLWIPGMKSLVRSIYRVKNPALETEVFGIKFPNPVGLAAGFDKDARLYEELGCLGFGFVEIGTLTPKAQPGNPKPRLFRLPLDSGLINRMGFNNGGVSEAVERLKKRSGKIIIGGNIGKNKVTPNEDAGKDYEICFEALFPYVDYFVVNVSSPNTPGLRELQEKEPLMQLLNGLMALNKQKQQPKPILLKIAPDLSDEQLNDIIEIVNETKIAGVIATNTTIDRSKLKTDPKKVEEIGAGGLSGLPVKQRSTEVISYLHKKSNGSFPIIGVGGIHSAEDAIEKLKAGASLVQVYTGFIYEGPSLMKKINKGILKWKQQA from the coding sequence ATGTACAAGATCCTTTTAAAGCCTGTTTTTTTTCTTTTCGATCCCGAAAAAATACATCACACCGTTTTTCGTTTGATCCGGATTTCGCTTTGGATACCGGGAATGAAATCGCTCGTTCGTTCAATTTACCGCGTTAAAAATCCGGCGCTTGAAACTGAAGTTTTCGGAATTAAATTTCCGAACCCCGTAGGACTGGCTGCAGGTTTTGATAAGGATGCGCGCTTATATGAAGAATTGGGATGTCTGGGCTTTGGATTTGTAGAAATTGGAACGCTAACTCCAAAAGCACAACCTGGTAATCCTAAACCCCGTTTATTTCGCTTACCACTCGATTCCGGTCTCATTAACCGAATGGGTTTTAACAATGGAGGCGTAAGCGAAGCGGTAGAACGTTTAAAAAAACGTAGTGGTAAAATTATCATTGGTGGTAATATTGGAAAAAACAAAGTGACTCCCAATGAAGATGCAGGAAAAGATTATGAAATCTGCTTTGAGGCCTTATTTCCTTATGTCGATTATTTCGTTGTAAACGTTAGTTCTCCCAATACTCCGGGATTACGTGAACTGCAGGAAAAAGAACCTTTAATGCAGCTGTTAAATGGTTTAATGGCTTTAAATAAACAAAAACAACAGCCAAAGCCCATCCTTCTGAAAATTGCACCGGATTTAAGTGATGAGCAATTGAATGATATCATAGAAATTGTAAATGAAACGAAGATTGCCGGTGTTATTGCCACCAATACAACCATCGATCGGAGTAAGCTAAAAACCGATCCTAAAAAAGTAGAAGAAATCGGAGCAGGAGGATTAAGTGGTCTTCCCGTAAAACAACGTTCTACAGAGGTAATTTCTTATTTACATAAAAAATCGAACGGATCATTTCCAATTATTGGAGTGGGTGGAATTCATAGCGCCGAAGATGCGATTGAAAAACTAAAAGCCGGCGCAAGTCTGGTACAAGTTTACACCGGGTTTATTTATGAAGGACCATCACTCATGAAAAAGATCAATAAGGGAATTTTAAAATGGAAACAACAAGCATGA
- the map gene encoding type I methionyl aminopeptidase, producing MASILYKTPEEIELMRNSAQLVSRTLGAIAEMIGPGVTALQIDKIAEEYIRDNGGTPTFLGYHGYPNTLCVSINQTVVHGIPTKNPFKEGDIVSVDCGAKLNGFHGDHAFTFAIGEINEDAKKLLQVTYDCLYIGISKVKAGNRIGDLSNAIQIHAEKHGYGVVRELVGHGLGKDLHEEPQVPNYGRKGYGPKMQEGLVIAIEPMINMGTRNIRQSSDGWTITTADNKPSAHFEHDVAVVNGNADILSTFDFVEAALEKRGMWKPSSALAIHK from the coding sequence ATGGCTTCAATCCTCTATAAAACTCCCGAAGAAATTGAACTGATGCGAAACAGTGCCCAATTGGTTTCCAGAACCCTTGGTGCTATTGCAGAAATGATTGGTCCGGGTGTTACTGCGCTTCAAATCGATAAAATTGCCGAAGAATACATTCGCGATAACGGTGGTACACCTACATTTTTAGGCTATCATGGTTATCCGAACACCTTATGTGTTTCCATTAATCAGACTGTTGTTCACGGAATTCCAACCAAGAATCCGTTTAAAGAAGGAGATATTGTTTCCGTGGATTGCGGGGCCAAACTCAATGGCTTTCATGGCGACCATGCCTTTACGTTTGCCATTGGAGAAATTAATGAAGATGCCAAAAAACTTTTGCAGGTCACTTATGATTGCCTGTACATCGGAATATCTAAAGTTAAAGCAGGTAACCGAATTGGAGACCTATCTAATGCCATTCAAATCCACGCCGAAAAACACGGTTACGGAGTGGTGAGAGAGCTTGTTGGTCACGGTTTGGGTAAGGACCTCCACGAGGAGCCTCAGGTGCCAAATTATGGCCGAAAAGGATATGGACCGAAAATGCAGGAAGGACTGGTAATTGCCATTGAACCGATGATCAACATGGGTACCCGGAATATCCGTCAATCTTCGGATGGTTGGACCATTACCACTGCCGACAATAAACCCTCAGCGCATTTCGAACATGATGTAGCTGTTGTAAATGGAAATGCAGATATTCTTTCCACCTTCGATTTTGTAGAAGCAGCGCTCGAAAAACGAGGAATGTGGAAACCATCCTCTGCCCTGGCGATTCACAAATAA
- a CDS encoding hydroxymethylglutaryl-CoA lyase: MNTAVKLVECPRDAMQGMKEFVPTAEKIAYINSILKCNFNTVDFGSFVSPKAIPQMADTAEVLAGLDLSGPSKLLAIIANVRGAEDACRFNEIKYLGFPFSISETFQQRNTNSSIAESLDRVKEIQNLCLKTNKELVVYISMAFGNPYGDTWNAEIAMEWCEKLYRELGVKILALSDTIGVSDPQNIDYLFRSLIPALPEVEFGAHLHTTPDTWEEKVAAAYQAGCRRFDGAIKGFGGCPMAKDDLTGNMPTEKMIGYFNVHHISTGINNDHFNQTLIDSSRIFH; the protein is encoded by the coding sequence ATGAATACTGCAGTTAAACTCGTTGAGTGTCCACGCGACGCTATGCAGGGAATGAAAGAATTTGTTCCAACCGCAGAAAAAATCGCTTATATCAACAGCATTTTAAAGTGTAATTTCAACACTGTTGATTTTGGCAGTTTTGTTAGTCCAAAAGCCATTCCCCAAATGGCCGATACGGCAGAAGTGTTGGCTGGTTTGGATTTAAGCGGACCTTCAAAACTACTTGCAATTATCGCCAATGTTCGCGGTGCTGAAGATGCCTGCCGTTTTAATGAAATTAAATACCTGGGATTTCCATTTTCAATTTCAGAAACATTTCAACAACGTAATACCAATAGTTCCATTGCGGAATCGCTCGATAGGGTTAAAGAAATTCAAAATCTTTGCCTCAAAACAAACAAGGAGCTGGTCGTATATATTTCAATGGCCTTCGGTAATCCGTATGGCGATACCTGGAATGCAGAAATTGCAATGGAATGGTGCGAAAAACTTTATCGCGAACTCGGTGTAAAAATCCTTGCGCTTTCCGATACCATTGGTGTATCTGATCCGCAAAACATCGATTATTTATTTCGTTCGTTGATTCCCGCCCTACCCGAGGTTGAATTTGGAGCGCATTTGCATACTACTCCCGATACCTGGGAAGAAAAAGTTGCTGCTGCCTATCAAGCAGGTTGCAGAAGATTTGATGGGGCCATCAAAGGCTTTGGTGGTTGTCCCATGGCTAAAGATGATTTAACCGGCAACATGCCCACCGAAAAAATGATCGGCTATTTTAACGTGCATCACATTTCAACCGGAATCAATAACGATCATTTTAATCAAACATTGATCGATTCAAGTAGGATTTTCCATTGA
- a CDS encoding ferritin-like domain-containing protein, translating into MNGKFDHWYNHFESNKGHFDHILFDSSSWISPKEKSIIGKSIAIFQRGENSEGRNLIHAAKEWGDASYLKTIHSFIREEQNHAKILAVFMKENGIPPNRKNFSDSVFRKIRSWGTIEHSVYILVTAEMVAAVYYDALRHCTKSETLNDICIQILSDEEYHLEFQAYTLSHFYEKRNSFRRAWILFHHWVLTQGAILMVWKDHRKIFKTAGISFFQFVKSVNAVRNRTFRKMKNYSNKQALFLLNPNS; encoded by the coding sequence ATGAACGGAAAATTTGATCACTGGTACAATCATTTCGAATCGAACAAAGGTCATTTCGATCACATTCTTTTTGATTCCTCAAGTTGGATTAGTCCCAAAGAAAAATCCATCATTGGAAAATCCATTGCCATCTTTCAGCGGGGAGAAAATTCGGAAGGAAGAAATCTAATTCACGCCGCAAAAGAATGGGGAGATGCATCCTATTTAAAAACCATCCACTCCTTTATACGGGAAGAACAAAACCATGCGAAAATTCTCGCTGTTTTTATGAAAGAAAACGGTATTCCTCCCAACCGAAAAAATTTCAGCGATTCGGTATTCCGAAAAATACGTTCCTGGGGGACCATCGAACATTCGGTTTACATATTGGTCACAGCCGAAATGGTGGCCGCTGTGTATTACGATGCATTGAGACATTGTACAAAATCTGAAACGCTGAATGATATTTGTATTCAGATTCTTTCGGATGAGGAATACCATTTGGAATTTCAGGCCTATACCTTGTCTCATTTTTATGAGAAACGAAATTCCTTCCGGAGGGCCTGGATTTTATTTCATCATTGGGTACTTACCCAAGGTGCTATTCTAATGGTTTGGAAGGATCACCGTAAAATATTTAAAACAGCAGGAATATCATTTTTCCAATTTGTAAAATCTGTCAATGCCGTTCGGAACAGAACGTTTAGAAAAATGAAAAATTACAGCAATAAACAAGCGCTGTTTTTATTAAATCCGAACTCCTAA